A genomic stretch from Mycobacterium malmoense includes:
- a CDS encoding flavin-containing monooxygenase, with protein MTVTPSEADCVDVVIVGAGISGIDAAYRISERNPDLTYTILERRARIGGTWDLFRYPGVRSDSSIFTLSFPFEPWTRREGVADGVHIREYLSATAHKYGIDRHIRFNSHVRSADWDSSTDTWTLTLEDGAQGGARKQIRGRFVFFATGYYNYDEGYTPDFPGIEKFGGTVVHPQHWPEGLDYTGKRVVVIGSGATAVTLIPSLARRAAKVTMLQRSPTYLVSASKYGTFAAVVRKVLPRRASHVVVRMYCALTEAIFWFLSRKLPGLVKWLLRRKAINSLPDGYDVDTHFNPRYNPWDQRMCLIPDADLYNAVSDGRAEVVTDHIDHFDATGIALASGGHLDADIVVTATGLQLQALGGAAIGMDGVGIDPRDRFVYKAHMLEDVPNLFWCVGYTNASWTLRADITARATAKLLAHMASHGYTHAYPHRGNEPMPEKPSWDIQAGYVLRSLHALPKSGTKRPWNVRQNYLADAIDYRFDRIGEAMVFGRVADRAPVAG; from the coding sequence GTGACCGTGACCCCCTCCGAAGCCGACTGCGTCGACGTCGTCATCGTCGGCGCCGGTATCTCCGGCATTGACGCGGCCTACCGGATCAGCGAGCGCAACCCGGACCTGACCTACACCATCCTGGAGCGGCGCGCGCGGATCGGCGGCACGTGGGATTTGTTCCGCTACCCGGGCGTGCGCTCCGACAGCAGCATCTTCACGCTGTCCTTTCCCTTCGAGCCGTGGACCCGGAGAGAAGGAGTCGCCGACGGCGTCCACATCCGCGAGTACCTGAGTGCCACCGCGCACAAGTACGGCATCGACCGTCACATCCGGTTCAACAGCCATGTCCGCTCGGCGGATTGGGATTCGTCCACCGACACCTGGACGCTCACCCTGGAAGACGGGGCACAAGGCGGCGCCCGAAAGCAGATCCGCGGCCGGTTCGTGTTCTTCGCCACCGGCTACTACAACTACGACGAGGGCTACACCCCCGACTTCCCCGGGATCGAAAAGTTCGGCGGCACCGTCGTGCATCCCCAGCACTGGCCGGAAGGCCTGGACTACACCGGCAAGAGGGTCGTGGTGATCGGCAGCGGGGCGACCGCGGTCACGCTGATCCCGTCGCTGGCGCGCCGCGCCGCAAAAGTGACCATGCTGCAGCGCTCGCCGACCTATCTCGTCTCGGCGTCCAAATACGGCACGTTCGCCGCCGTCGTCCGTAAGGTGTTGCCGCGCAGGGCTTCCCACGTGGTCGTCCGAATGTACTGCGCATTGACCGAGGCGATCTTCTGGTTCTTGTCCCGCAAGCTGCCGGGGCTCGTGAAGTGGCTGCTACGGCGCAAGGCGATCAACAGCCTGCCCGACGGCTATGACGTCGACACCCATTTCAATCCGCGGTACAACCCGTGGGACCAGCGGATGTGCCTGATCCCCGACGCCGACCTGTACAACGCCGTCAGCGACGGCCGCGCCGAGGTGGTCACCGACCACATCGACCATTTCGACGCCACCGGCATCGCGCTCGCATCCGGCGGGCACCTCGACGCCGACATCGTCGTCACCGCCACCGGCCTGCAGCTGCAGGCGCTGGGCGGGGCGGCGATCGGCATGGACGGCGTCGGGATCGACCCCCGTGACCGCTTCGTCTACAAGGCGCACATGCTCGAAGACGTGCCCAACCTGTTCTGGTGTGTGGGCTACACGAACGCGTCCTGGACGTTGCGCGCCGACATCACGGCCCGGGCGACGGCAAAGCTGCTGGCGCACATGGCCTCTCACGGTTACACCCACGCGTACCCGCACCGCGGCAACGAGCCGATGCCCGAAAAGCCGTCCTGGGACATTCAGGCCGGCTACGTGCTGCGGTCGCTGCATGCGCTGCCCAAA